In the genome of Streptomyces violaceusniger Tu 4113, the window ACGCGATTGACGCAATGTCAATTTGGCGTGTGACGGACTCCCTTGGCGGAGAGTGGTTAGCGTCGGAGGGCGACAACTCCCTTCAGTGGGGCTGAGCTTTGAGGGTAGCGAGCTGCAGTGACAGGGTCCGGGCGTTTACGACTACTTGCCTTGACGCAGGCCCGATTGACGGGGCGTGGGCCACTGACATGCGGCTCCACCTCCCTCTGCCGGACCGCACCGTGGCGCTACCGGCGCCGACTACGGGCGAGCATACGCCCGGTACCCCTTTCGTGTCCATCCCCGCTGAACCTGCTGCATCACTCCGTGACGCCGGGTAGAGTCTGTGAAATTACAGCACTACCAGCAGAGCTACAAGAGCCTGAAATTCCATGCAAGTAAAGGGGCGTGTGATGCTGGAAACAAGGCATCGGATCCCCTTCACACACAATCCAAACCCTTCCTACAACACTCATCTTGACTCAGAGTCAGGTGCACCGGAATATATCCACCCGTCGCCTGAAAGCCCTCCGGACAACCACCCTCAATACGAAATAGATCCGGACGGAAAACGGTCGGGAGACGTGTCACATAAAACTTGACTGTGAGGCCCCAGGACGGGGTCTGTTTTACGTGACAGCTACGTTCGGAACCCGTTCGTCTTGACGGGAGGGGTTCGTGGAAACTGAGGGATGCGGAGACCATGAGGACGCGGACGAGGTCGATCGCGGCGGTCAGAGGCCGCTGCGCAGCCGTATCCGGGACCACCTACTGCTGGGGGCCGCGTACGGTGCCGGGAACGGCCTGGCGGGACTGCTGGTTTGGTGGGCGACCCGCCAGTGACTGGCCCGCTGGCGTCGTCGTCACCGGCGGGCGGCGCTCAGAGGGCGGAGCATGCAGCGGGGGTCGTAGAGGCGCGCGTCTAAAGATCAGATAGATGCAGCGCGTTGACCTGCGAAAACGCAGACGGTGTATGCGCCCAGGGTGAATGGATCACGGCTGCGGGCGGCGAGATGCATGCACGTAGGTGAATAGATCGTGCTTGGCAAGGGACACGCCCGGCCGTGCATGGATCAACCGAATAAGATATCGCGGCTGGTATGTTATGCGGCGTCAGAGTTGATCAGAGGAGAGCTCGTGGCCCAGCCCCTGCGGCGTAGTGCGGAGTCCCCCGCGAAGGCGACGCGGCTGTCTCCTGCGCCTCCGCCGCCGAACACTGTCGACGGTGTTGAGTCTGCGCGGCAGCTGCTGAAGAAGCTGGAGGACCTGGCCCGCAAGGGCGGTACGTTCAGCACCAGCCCGGACGTCAAGCCGTATGCCTTCTACGGCAGCCAGCACGTGAGCACGTCGCAGGTGATCCAGGACAACCTGTGGAAGTTCGGGTTCTCCGAGACGGCGCGCAACGTGCTGGACCACATGACGGTCCACCATGATGCCCAGGCCCTGGTGCAGATGACTCAGAGCAGCCTGGCCGCGAAGTTCGGCTGCTCGCAGTCGAAGATTTCGCGGTCGATCGGGCAGCTGAGCAAGCACAACTTCGCCTGGAAGGAGCGGCGCGGCGTGTACCGGCTCCACCCGCTCTACGCGTACCGGTGGGGCAGTGTGAAGCAGCGGAAGCTGCTCAAGGAACTGGGTGAGAAGACACTGACCAAGTACGAGATCGTCGTCCCGGCTGTCAGGAATGAGGCATCGCGATGAGCACTGTCCCCGGCTTCCACAACCCGGAGATCTTCGAGGCCCTGCCGAACGCACGCCTGTCCCCCACGGCCCGCGACGTCTTCGATGTCCTCACCGCCCGCCAGGAGGCCGGCGGCCTGGTCCACATCCGGCAGAAGGACATCGCCAAACGCCTCGACATCAGCCAGGCCGCCGTCTCCCGGGCCATCGGCCAGTTGAAGGACAAGGGCATCCTCGACGGCCGCCACCGCCAAGGCACAGTGCTCATCCACCCGCTGATGGCCGCCTACGAGTCGTTCGCCCACATGGTCAACCACCTCCAGGACCCGAACACCTTCGTATGGCCGCTGAACTTCCCCACCGGCGACATGCGACCGCCGCGCACCAGCGACGCGCGGGTCGACACCGACTTCGACCCCGACCCGGACGGTGGCGAGGACGCCCCAGCCCCTGAAAGCCGGCCAACCCTCCGGCTGGCTGGCTGATGCGAGGCTTGGAAACACGCACTCGGGGGCTCTCAATTCCCGTAGGAGGGAGCGGACGTGACGCTGACATTCCATCCGAAGCCGTGTGAATGGCCTGGCCAGCGGAACCGGAACCTTGGAGTGGCCCCTGCTCATGGGGCGGCCATGGCGGCGCCTCCCTGGTGAACCGACTGCCTACCCGCTGATGCGGGCCGTGGTTCGCCTCAGGGCCCCGTGGCAGGGGGCTCGGTCGTCCCGCCTGCGATCCAGGAGTTACGACTTCGCCCCATCCAGCTCCACGGTTCCTGCAGGTAATGCTGTGCCACGGTGACGTAGTCACCCAGGCTGCGGTCGAGCTCAGCTGCGCCCACCGAGCGGTCGTCCAGAGAGGTGAAGATCGCCTGCATTAGGGAGTCTCCAAGCTCCGTGACTCTGCCGGGTCCCTCCAGCCTCAGCACCTGATACGTCCGCTCCGCCTCCGCGAGAAGCGCCTCGTCCAGAGAGCCTTGATCACGCTTACGATCTTCGACGAGCGCCTGAGCGGCTTGCAGGAAGGCCACGTATACCTCGCGCTTGGCCTCAAGCTGCTGCACTCTAGCCTGTGCTTCCAGGGACTGTTGCACCGTCTTCAAGACAGCCTCGGCCTGCTGCTCTCCCGCATGCCGTGCTGCAGC includes:
- a CDS encoding helix-turn-helix transcriptional regulator, translating into MSTVPGFHNPEIFEALPNARLSPTARDVFDVLTARQEAGGLVHIRQKDIAKRLDISQAAVSRAIGQLKDKGILDGRHRQGTVLIHPLMAAYESFAHMVNHLQDPNTFVWPLNFPTGDMRPPRTSDARVDTDFDPDPDGGEDAPAPESRPTLRLAG
- a CDS encoding PspA/IM30 family protein; this translates as MSDWGIALIAAGSAIAGSAVTGWLTRSAGFRQAAAARLAGEEQAAAARHAGEQQAEAVLKTVQQSLEAQARVQQLEAKREVYVAFLQAAQALVEDRKRDQGSLDEALLAEAERTYQVLRLEGPGRVTELGDSLMQAIFTSLDDRSVGAAELDRSLGDYVTVAQHYLQEPWSWMGRSRNSWIAGGTTEPPATGP